In Exiguobacterium sp. 9-2, the genomic window ATAGCCGTTCTATTGTATCAAATCAAACTCTCATATACCATAACAAACCGCATATAAAAAGCGGACACGCTTGTGTCCGCTTTGTGTCATCCTTTATTCTTTCGTCTCTGAATCGTCTTCTGTCAAGTCAGCGACAGAAAATCCTTCTGATTGATTCGAGTAATCCGAATAGTCCTCAGAAGACCCTTCTTCCTCTTCGAGAACACGTGTCGAGAGCGAGATCTTGTGCTCATCAAGACGCACTTCGAGTACCTTCGCTTCAATTTCTTGTCCTTCTTCAAGTACTTCTGAAGGCGATCCGATATGACGGTTCGCGATTTGTGAAATATGCAAAAGCCCTTCTACCTGCGGTGCAAGCTCAATGAAGGCACCGAACTGGACAAGACGACGTACGCGTCCTTTGACAATATCCCCAGCTTCGATTTTCCCTTCCATCTGTTGCCATGGACCCGGTTGTGTTTCCTTGATCGACAACTTAACCTTTTCTGTATCACGGTCGACGCCAAGTACTTTGACTTCGACTTTCTGACCTTCCGTGACGATGTCCGAAGGACGTTCGACACGATGGTGTGCCATTTCCGAGATATGAACGAGACCATCGACGCCACCGATATCAACGAAAGCACCGAAATCTGTCAATCGTTGGACTGTTCCTTCTAGAACTTGCCCCACTTCTAGATTTTCGAGTGTCTCTTTTTTCTTCGCGTTCAATTCACCTTCAACGACGGCTTTGTGCGAGAGAATGACACGGTTCTTCTCTTGATCGAGTTCAACGACCTTGACGTCAATCGAACGACCGATGTAATCCGAGAAGTCCTCGACGTAATGCCGCTCGACAAGCGACGCTGGGATGAATCCACGGACACCGATATCAACGACGAGACCACCTTTAACGATGTCTTTCACGACAACTTCAAAGATCTCACCTGATTTATACTTCTCTTCAACTTGCTCCCACGCTTTAAGTGCATCAATTTCTCGTTTTGAGACGACGACCTCTTCATCCGTGATTTTCTTGACCTTCACTTGTAGTTCATCTCCGACGTTCAACACACCACGAATATCATCGAGATGAAGACTCGATACTTCGCTGATCGGTAAGATGGCTTCTGTTTTATATCCGATATCAATGAGTGCTTGCTTGTCTTCAATTTTCACGACCATTCCGGTAACTACCTGGTCCCGATGAATTTCAAAATCAGGCATATCTTTCATTTCTTCGACCATTCCAAAACAACCTCCTCACGATGAGTACAAGAAACGCCTGACACGTGTCAATGCGTTTATCCTGCTTCTAACTTCTTACAATTCTGACTATTTGTCAAGGTATTAAGCGTGATTGAAGTAGACGGATTTGATTTCGTCCATGATTCGATCAGAAATCGCTTTCGCAGCACCACGTTGATCACGTAAATCCGAAATATCGACCGGTTTTCCGATCGCGACGCGCATTCGTTTGAATGGGCGATACGATCCAATGATGGCAATCGGTAAAATCTGAGCATTCGATCGTAAGGCGAAGAACCCTACACCGGGTTGTGCTGATGTGAATTCTCCTGG contains:
- the rpsA gene encoding 30S ribosomal protein S1; this encodes MVEEMKDMPDFEIHRDQVVTGMVVKIEDKQALIDIGYKTEAILPISEVSSLHLDDIRGVLNVGDELQVKVKKITDEEVVVSKREIDALKAWEQVEEKYKSGEIFEVVVKDIVKGGLVVDIGVRGFIPASLVERHYVEDFSDYIGRSIDVKVVELDQEKNRVILSHKAVVEGELNAKKKETLENLEVGQVLEGTVQRLTDFGAFVDIGGVDGLVHISEMAHHRVERPSDIVTEGQKVEVKVLGVDRDTEKVKLSIKETQPGPWQQMEGKIEAGDIVKGRVRRLVQFGAFIELAPQVEGLLHISQIANRHIGSPSEVLEEGQEIEAKVLEVRLDEHKISLSTRVLEEEEGSSEDYSDYSNQSEGFSVADLTEDDSETKE